The following are encoded together in the Streptomyces sp. NBC_00358 genome:
- a CDS encoding alpha-1,4-glucan--maltose-1-phosphate maltosyltransferase, protein MDANTDTGRIPVMDVRPVVECGRRPAKAVVGETFEITATVFGEGHDVVGANVVLCDPSGTPGPWTPMRELAPGSDRWGAHVTPSDVGRWTYLVEAWSDPVTWWRRAAEVKIPAGIDVGLVLEEGAALHERAAAGVPEGAGRDTVLAAADALRDDSRPPGDRLAAALAPAVKAALAEHPLRERLTRSLPLPLLVERERALFGSWYEFFPRSENGGLGPSAHGTFRTAAERLPAIAEMGFDVVYLPPIHPIGTTFRKGPDNTLSAGPQDVGVPWAIGSPEGGHDAVHPDLGTLEDFDAFVRRAASLGLEIALDFALQCSPDHPWVEKHPEWFHHRPDGTIAYAENPPKKYQDIYPIAFDQDMPGLVRETVRVLRFWMDHGVRIFRVDNPHTKPVVFWEQVIAEINGADPDVIFLAEAFTRPAIVRRLAEVGFQQSYTYFTWRNTKQELTEYLTELSGETAACLRPNFFVNTPDILHEFLQQGGRPAFELRAVLAATLSPAWGMYAGYELCENTPARRGGEEYLHSEKYRLRPRDWEAAEREGRTIAPLITRLNRIRRDHRALRELRNLRFHRADHDAVIAYSKRSGDDTVVVVANLDPHHTRQATVSLDMPRLALSEDARVPVRDELTGDTYNWGRSNFVRLGPGGAHVLSVGPAPRIGGSPA, encoded by the coding sequence ATGGACGCGAACACGGACACCGGTCGCATACCCGTCATGGATGTGCGGCCGGTCGTCGAATGCGGCAGACGGCCCGCCAAAGCGGTGGTCGGCGAGACCTTCGAGATCACCGCCACCGTGTTCGGCGAGGGCCATGACGTGGTCGGCGCCAATGTCGTCCTGTGCGACCCGAGCGGCACCCCCGGCCCGTGGACGCCGATGCGTGAACTGGCTCCCGGAAGCGACCGCTGGGGCGCGCACGTCACTCCGTCGGACGTGGGCCGCTGGACCTACCTGGTGGAGGCGTGGAGCGACCCGGTGACCTGGTGGCGGCGCGCCGCCGAGGTCAAGATCCCGGCCGGGATCGATGTCGGCCTCGTCCTGGAGGAGGGCGCCGCGCTCCACGAGCGAGCCGCCGCCGGAGTGCCCGAAGGGGCCGGCCGGGACACCGTGCTCGCCGCGGCCGACGCCCTGCGCGACGACTCCCGGCCCCCCGGCGACCGGCTCGCAGCGGCCCTGGCTCCGGCGGTGAAGGCCGCTCTCGCGGAGCATCCGCTGCGTGAACGGCTCACCCGGTCCCTCCCGTTGCCGCTGCTGGTGGAGCGGGAGCGGGCGTTGTTCGGTTCCTGGTACGAGTTCTTCCCCCGCTCGGAGAACGGCGGGCTCGGTCCGTCGGCGCACGGCACGTTCCGGACGGCCGCCGAACGCCTGCCCGCCATCGCGGAGATGGGCTTCGACGTCGTCTACCTCCCGCCGATCCACCCCATCGGCACCACCTTCCGCAAGGGCCCCGACAACACCCTGTCCGCCGGCCCCCAGGACGTCGGCGTGCCCTGGGCCATCGGCTCCCCCGAGGGCGGCCACGACGCGGTCCACCCCGATCTGGGCACCCTGGAGGACTTCGACGCCTTCGTCCGCCGGGCCGCCTCCCTCGGCCTGGAGATCGCCCTCGACTTCGCGCTCCAGTGCTCCCCGGACCACCCCTGGGTGGAGAAGCACCCCGAGTGGTTCCACCACCGCCCGGACGGCACGATCGCCTACGCGGAGAACCCGCCGAAGAAGTACCAGGACATCTACCCGATCGCCTTCGACCAGGACATGCCGGGCCTGGTCCGCGAGACCGTACGGGTGCTGCGCTTCTGGATGGACCACGGCGTACGGATCTTCCGCGTCGACAACCCGCACACCAAACCCGTCGTGTTCTGGGAGCAGGTGATCGCGGAGATCAACGGCGCCGACCCCGACGTCATCTTCCTCGCCGAGGCCTTCACCCGCCCCGCGATCGTACGGCGGCTCGCCGAGGTCGGTTTCCAGCAGTCGTACACCTACTTCACCTGGCGCAACACCAAGCAGGAGCTGACGGAGTACCTCACCGAGCTGTCCGGCGAGACGGCCGCCTGCCTGCGGCCCAACTTCTTCGTCAACACCCCCGACATCCTGCACGAGTTCCTCCAGCAGGGCGGCCGGCCCGCCTTCGAACTGCGCGCCGTCCTCGCCGCCACCCTGTCTCCGGCATGGGGGATGTACGCCGGGTACGAGCTGTGCGAGAACACTCCCGCACGGCGGGGCGGCGAGGAGTACCTGCACTCCGAGAAGTACCGGCTGCGGCCGCGCGACTGGGAGGCCGCCGAGCGCGAGGGCCGGACGATCGCCCCGCTGATCACCCGGCTGAACCGGATCAGGCGGGACCACAGAGCCCTGCGCGAACTGCGGAATCTCCGATTCCACCGGGCCGACCACGATGCCGTGATCGCGTACAGCAAGCGTTCGGGTGACGACACGGTGGTGGTCGTGGCGAACCTGGACCCCCACCACACCCGGCAAGCGACAGTGTCCTTGGACATGCCGCGACTCGCTCTGAGCGAGGACGCGCGCGTGCCGGTGCGCGACGAGCTCACCGGCGACACCTACAACTGGGGCAGGTCCAACTTTGTGCGCCTGGGTCCGGGCGGTGCACATGTGCTCAGTGTCGGCCCGGCACCGCGGATCGGAGGGTCCCCCGCATGA
- a CDS encoding pep a2 has translation MKAAVPCYYHLDVELSQEKVGQVRRILAAHLRYWNLENLVESVCHCAEALLRTIEQHAADKNTTIEMWWNGQHLIAAVSDNSQDIRPHKAPQGCLAQIAALSDGWGCCATDVGGKIIWFSWRARAAEHAPLDPPVPAPSLREARPTPRYAVLPEPVLAAAREEFESVAARG, from the coding sequence ATGAAAGCCGCAGTTCCCTGCTACTACCACCTCGATGTGGAGCTCAGTCAGGAAAAGGTCGGACAGGTCAGGCGCATCCTGGCCGCGCACCTCCGGTACTGGAACCTGGAGAATCTCGTCGAGTCCGTCTGCCACTGCGCGGAAGCACTGCTCCGCACGATCGAGCAGCACGCCGCGGACAAGAACACGACGATCGAGATGTGGTGGAACGGCCAGCACCTCATCGCCGCCGTCTCGGACAACAGCCAGGACATCCGCCCGCACAAGGCGCCGCAGGGATGTCTCGCCCAGATCGCCGCCCTGAGCGACGGCTGGGGCTGCTGTGCCACGGACGTCGGCGGGAAGATCATCTGGTTCTCGTGGCGGGCCCGCGCCGCCGAACACGCCCCGCTGGACCCGCCCGTGCCCGCGCCCAGCCTGCGCGAGGCGCGCCCGACACCTCGGTACGCGGTGCTGCCGGAACCCGTACTGGCCGCCGCCCGCGAGGAGTTCGAGTCGGTCGCCGCCCGCGGGTGA
- the treS gene encoding maltose alpha-D-glucosyltransferase has product MMVNEPVPDTFEDTPAKDRDPEWFKRAVFYEVLVRSFQDSNGDGVGDLKGLTAKLDYLQWLGVDCLWLPPFFKSPLRDGGYDVSDYTAVLPEFGDLADFVEFVDAAHQRGMRVIIDFVMNHTSDQHPWFQESRANPDGPYGDYYVWADDDKQYQDARIIFVDTEASNWTFDPVRKQYYWHRFFSHQPDLNYENPAVQEDILAALRFWLDLGIDGFRLDAVPYLYQEEGTNCENLPATHQFLKRLRVDIDTHYPDTVLLAEANQWPEDVVDYFGDFPSGGDECHMAFHFPVMPRIFMAVRRESRYPVSEILAKTPAIPSSCQWGIFLRNHDELTLEMVTDEERDYMYAEYAKDPRMRANIGIRRRLAPLLDNDRNQIELFTALLLSLPGSPILYYGDEIGMGDNIWLGDRDAVRTPMQWTPDRNAGFSSSDPGRLFLPTIMDPVYGYQVTNVEASMSSPSSLLHWTRRMIEIRKQNKAFGLGSYTELPSSNPAVLAFLREAPSNEDGGDDLVLCVHNFSRFAQPTELDLREFNGRHPVELIGGVRFPAIGELPYLLTLAGHGFYWFRLRPAVGPGTTRRS; this is encoded by the coding sequence ATGATGGTCAATGAGCCCGTCCCGGATACGTTCGAGGACACCCCGGCCAAGGACCGCGATCCCGAGTGGTTCAAACGCGCCGTCTTCTACGAGGTCCTGGTCCGCTCCTTCCAGGACAGCAACGGCGACGGCGTCGGCGACCTCAAGGGCCTGACCGCGAAACTCGACTACCTGCAATGGCTGGGCGTCGACTGCCTGTGGCTGCCCCCGTTCTTCAAGTCCCCGCTCCGCGACGGCGGCTACGACGTCTCCGACTACACCGCCGTCCTCCCCGAGTTCGGCGACCTCGCCGACTTCGTCGAGTTCGTCGACGCCGCCCACCAGCGCGGCATGCGCGTCATCATCGACTTCGTCATGAACCACACCAGCGACCAGCACCCGTGGTTCCAGGAGTCCCGCGCCAACCCCGACGGCCCCTACGGCGACTACTACGTCTGGGCCGACGACGACAAGCAGTACCAGGACGCCCGCATCATCTTCGTCGACACCGAAGCCTCCAACTGGACCTTCGACCCCGTCCGCAAGCAGTACTACTGGCACCGCTTCTTCTCCCACCAGCCCGACCTCAACTACGAGAACCCGGCCGTGCAGGAGGACATCCTGGCGGCCCTCCGGTTCTGGCTGGACCTGGGCATCGACGGGTTCCGCCTCGACGCGGTCCCCTACCTCTACCAGGAGGAGGGGACGAACTGCGAGAACCTCCCCGCCACCCACCAGTTCCTCAAGCGGCTCCGGGTCGACATCGACACGCACTATCCGGACACGGTGCTGCTGGCCGAGGCGAACCAGTGGCCCGAGGACGTCGTCGACTACTTCGGCGACTTCCCCTCCGGCGGCGACGAATGCCACATGGCGTTCCACTTCCCCGTCATGCCCCGCATCTTCATGGCCGTCCGCCGCGAGTCCCGCTACCCCGTCTCGGAGATCCTCGCCAAGACCCCCGCGATCCCGTCCAGCTGCCAGTGGGGCATCTTCCTGCGCAACCACGACGAGCTCACCCTCGAAATGGTCACCGACGAAGAACGCGACTACATGTACGCGGAATACGCCAAAGACCCCCGCATGCGCGCCAACATCGGCATCCGCCGCCGCCTCGCCCCCCTCCTCGACAACGACCGCAACCAGATCGAACTCTTCACCGCCCTGCTGCTCTCCCTCCCCGGCAGCCCGATCCTCTACTACGGCGACGAGATCGGCATGGGCGACAACATCTGGCTCGGCGACCGCGACGCCGTCCGCACCCCCATGCAGTGGACGCCCGACCGCAACGCCGGATTCTCCTCCAGCGACCCCGGCCGCCTCTTCCTCCCCACGATCATGGACCCCGTCTACGGCTACCAGGTCACCAACGTCGAAGCATCGATGTCGTCACCGTCCTCGCTGCTCCACTGGACCCGCCGCATGATCGAGATCCGCAAACAGAACAAGGCCTTCGGACTCGGCTCCTACACCGAACTCCCCTCCTCCAACCCCGCCGTCCTCGCCTTCCTGCGGGAGGCCCCCTCGAACGAGGACGGAGGGGACGACCTGGTGCTGTGCGTGCACAACTTCTCCCGCTTCGCCCAGCCCACCGAACTCGACCTGCGCGAGTTCAACGGCAGACACCCCGTCGAGCTGATCGGCGGCGTGCGATTCCCGGCCATCGGCGAACTGCCGTATCTGCTGACCCTCGCCGGTCACGGCTTCTACTGGTTCAGGTTGCGCCCCGCGGTCGGGCCCGGCACCACGAGGCGATCGTGA
- a CDS encoding M1 family metallopeptidase — MTPRPQEAVRRTTVLRREAVVAAVPVALAALLTAAGPATAAGTVGSAGAGDPYFPLSGNGGYDVHHYDLTLGYDPHSRHLDGKAVITARATQRLTRFDLDLSGLKVTGVTVDHAKAAFRRDGQELVVTPHKALRAGQEFRVTVTYSGTPKPVTDPDGSLDGWIPTDDGAFVAGEPQGAMTWFPANSHPTDKASYDFTLTVPKGRTAVANGVLLGQRTAQGRTTFRWRQSEPMAAYLATATVGTFKVEQFTTRDGLKIYNAIDPREATAAAPVVKKLPSVLAWESKVFGPYPFRAAGAIVDRAPQVGYALETQTRPVYDSAPDLETLVHESAHQWFGDSVTLTKWKDIWLNEGFATYAEWLYTEQHGGKSAQKTFDSLYATPAGKDLWAFPPGDPGSGEHIFDTPVYARGAMVLHKLRTAVGDPAFFRVLRSWAAGHRDRHGTTAQFIKLSERESGKDLSGLFHTWLFTSGKPASP; from the coding sequence GTGACACCACGCCCGCAAGAGGCCGTACGACGCACAACTGTCCTTCGCCGCGAAGCAGTTGTCGCGGCCGTCCCTGTCGCCCTCGCCGCGCTGCTCACCGCCGCCGGACCGGCCACGGCGGCCGGGACCGTGGGCTCCGCGGGCGCGGGAGACCCGTACTTCCCCCTCTCCGGCAACGGCGGCTACGACGTCCACCACTACGACCTGACACTCGGCTACGACCCGCACAGCCGCCACCTCGACGGCAAGGCGGTGATCACCGCCCGGGCCACCCAGCGGCTGACCCGCTTCGACCTCGACCTCAGCGGGCTGAAGGTCACCGGCGTCACCGTCGACCACGCCAAGGCGGCCTTCAGACGCGACGGCCAGGAACTCGTCGTGACCCCGCACAAGGCTCTGCGCGCGGGCCAGGAGTTCCGGGTCACCGTCACCTACTCCGGCACCCCGAAGCCGGTCACCGACCCCGACGGTTCCCTCGACGGGTGGATTCCCACCGACGACGGGGCGTTCGTGGCCGGTGAACCGCAGGGCGCGATGACGTGGTTCCCCGCGAACAGCCACCCCACGGACAAGGCGTCGTACGACTTCACGCTGACCGTTCCCAAGGGGCGCACCGCCGTCGCGAACGGTGTCCTGCTCGGGCAGCGGACCGCGCAAGGCCGCACCACCTTCCGCTGGCGGCAGTCCGAGCCGATGGCGGCCTACCTCGCCACGGCCACCGTCGGCACGTTCAAGGTCGAGCAGTTCACCACCCGCGACGGACTCAAGATCTACAACGCGATCGACCCGCGCGAGGCGACCGCCGCGGCTCCGGTGGTGAAGAAGCTGCCGTCCGTACTGGCTTGGGAGAGCAAGGTCTTCGGCCCCTACCCCTTCCGGGCGGCCGGAGCCATCGTCGACCGGGCGCCGCAGGTCGGCTACGCCCTGGAGACCCAGACACGGCCCGTGTACGACTCCGCGCCCGACCTGGAGACGCTGGTCCACGAGAGCGCCCACCAGTGGTTCGGTGACTCCGTCACCCTGACCAAGTGGAAGGACATCTGGCTCAACGAGGGCTTCGCGACCTACGCCGAGTGGCTCTACACCGAGCAGCACGGTGGCAAGAGCGCGCAGAAGACCTTCGACTCGCTGTACGCCACCCCGGCGGGCAAGGACCTGTGGGCGTTCCCGCCCGGTGATCCCGGCAGCGGCGAGCACATCTTCGACACGCCGGTCTACGCCCGCGGAGCCATGGTCCTGCACAAGCTGCGCACGGCCGTCGGCGATCCCGCGTTCTTCCGCGTCCTGCGCTCCTGGGCCGCCGGCCACCGGGACAGGCACGGCACGACGGCCCAGTTCATCAAGCTCTCCGAGCGGGAGTCCGGCAAGGATCTCTCCGGTCTCTTCCACACCTGGCTCTTCACGTCGGGCAAGCCCGCCTCTCCCTGA
- a CDS encoding PIG-L deacetylase family protein — protein MDPTQDKAGLAGGPGLPALAEDWERCLAVAAHPDDIEYGTACAVARWTAQGKQVGYLLATRGEAGIDGLHPDRAAPLREAEERAGAREVGVGTVEFLDHRDGVVEYGLGLRREIVRAMRRHRPEVVVTGAFTVRMVGGITNQADHRAVGLAALDAARDAGNRWIFPELAEEGLDPWNGIRMVCVAGAEQPTHGVDVTGDPLERGIASLEAHAEYTKALGAGAFEPRPFLTWAAGMGGAALGVESAVLFDVHQLIPDGPPPWV, from the coding sequence ATGGATCCCACACAGGACAAAGCGGGCCTCGCGGGCGGTCCGGGGCTGCCCGCGCTGGCGGAAGACTGGGAACGATGTCTCGCCGTGGCCGCTCACCCCGACGACATCGAGTACGGCACCGCCTGTGCCGTCGCGCGCTGGACGGCACAGGGCAAGCAGGTCGGCTATCTGCTGGCCACCAGGGGAGAGGCCGGTATCGATGGTCTGCACCCGGACCGGGCGGCGCCGCTGCGCGAGGCCGAGGAGCGGGCCGGCGCCCGGGAGGTCGGCGTCGGGACCGTCGAGTTCCTGGATCACCGCGACGGCGTCGTCGAGTACGGGCTCGGGCTGCGCCGGGAGATCGTGCGCGCGATGCGCCGCCACCGGCCCGAGGTCGTGGTGACCGGGGCGTTCACCGTGCGGATGGTCGGCGGCATCACCAACCAGGCGGACCACCGGGCGGTCGGCCTCGCCGCCCTCGACGCGGCCCGCGACGCGGGGAACCGCTGGATCTTCCCCGAACTGGCCGAGGAGGGCCTGGACCCCTGGAACGGCATCCGGATGGTGTGCGTCGCCGGAGCGGAACAGCCCACCCACGGCGTCGACGTCACCGGCGACCCCCTCGAACGCGGCATCGCCTCGCTGGAGGCGCACGCCGAGTACACCAAGGCCCTGGGCGCGGGCGCCTTCGAACCGCGGCCGTTCCTCACCTGGGCCGCCGGCATGGGCGGAGCGGCGCTCGGCGTCGAATCCGCCGTGCTCTTCGACGTCCACCAGCTCATCCCCGACGGACCGCCGCCCTGGGTGTGA
- a CDS encoding maltokinase N-terminal cap-like domain-containing protein — MANTALQRPSGLDTAPLLTSLAELLRAWLPRQRWFAGKGRPVTDLTLLSTTELYPGCLHLLVRTEHLGPPAHGATGAPAAEDCYQLLLGVREVLPPRLAHAVIGRASAGPLADLTVYDAFHDPKAAGLLLERLRRSGTAGPLRFESDPRVTVPSGLAPRLLDAEQSNSSLVYGDAFILKVFRRVQPGINPDLEVPRALARQGCTRVPAPAAWFHTSEPQEATLGVLQPYLRDAADGWTLALESLDSLKDFTGEAYELGRATAEVHLALATAFPVDAPSPYRNKRLADAMHERLDAAVRSVPELRPHAAGLRSAFDALAALDSAVRPAQRIHGDLHLGQVLRAGQRWSVIDFEGEPARPISERRRVQSPVRDVAGMLRSFDYAARSRQPWRPEWAERCREAFCAGYAVAAAWDPREEPELLRAYETDRAVYEVLYEARHRPDWLPVPMAAVGRLARHP; from the coding sequence ATGGCGAACACCGCTCTGCAGCGTCCGAGCGGCCTCGACACCGCTCCGCTGCTGACCTCGCTGGCCGAGCTGCTGCGCGCCTGGCTGCCGCGGCAGCGCTGGTTCGCGGGCAAGGGCAGGCCCGTGACGGATCTGACGCTGCTCTCGACGACCGAGCTGTACCCGGGCTGTCTGCATCTGCTGGTCCGCACCGAGCACCTCGGCCCGCCCGCCCACGGCGCGACCGGCGCTCCCGCGGCCGAGGACTGCTACCAACTGCTGCTCGGCGTACGGGAGGTGCTTCCGCCGCGCCTGGCCCACGCCGTCATCGGCCGGGCGAGCGCCGGCCCGCTGGCCGACCTGACCGTGTACGACGCCTTCCACGATCCGAAGGCGGCGGGGCTGCTCCTTGAGCGGCTGCGCCGTTCGGGCACGGCCGGACCGCTGCGTTTCGAGAGCGATCCGCGCGTGACGGTGCCGTCCGGGCTCGCGCCGCGTCTCCTCGACGCCGAGCAGTCCAACTCCTCGCTGGTGTACGGCGACGCGTTCATACTGAAGGTCTTCCGGCGCGTCCAGCCCGGCATCAACCCGGACCTGGAGGTGCCGCGCGCGCTGGCCCGGCAGGGCTGCACCCGTGTCCCCGCGCCTGCCGCTTGGTTCCACACCTCGGAGCCGCAGGAAGCGACGCTCGGCGTCCTCCAGCCGTACCTGCGGGACGCCGCCGACGGCTGGACCCTGGCGCTCGAATCGCTGGACTCGCTCAAGGACTTCACCGGCGAGGCGTACGAACTGGGCCGGGCCACCGCCGAGGTGCATCTGGCATTGGCCACGGCGTTCCCCGTGGACGCTCCGAGTCCGTACCGGAACAAGCGGCTCGCGGACGCGATGCACGAGCGTCTCGACGCCGCGGTCCGCTCGGTGCCCGAACTCCGCCCGCACGCGGCCGGGTTGCGGTCGGCCTTCGACGCGCTGGCCGCCCTGGACTCGGCGGTCCGCCCCGCCCAGCGCATCCACGGCGATCTCCACCTCGGCCAGGTCCTGCGGGCCGGGCAGCGATGGTCGGTGATCGACTTCGAGGGTGAACCGGCCCGCCCGATCAGCGAACGTCGGCGTGTCCAGTCGCCCGTGCGCGACGTAGCGGGCATGCTGCGGTCCTTCGACTACGCGGCCCGCTCACGGCAGCCCTGGCGTCCCGAGTGGGCGGAGCGCTGCCGCGAGGCCTTCTGCGCGGGTTACGCCGTCGCGGCGGCCTGGGACCCGCGTGAGGAACCCGAGCTGCTGCGCGCGTACGAGACGGACCGCGCCGTGTACGAGGTGCTCTACGAGGCACGGCACCGGCCCGACTGGCTGCCCGTGCCCATGGCGGCGGTCGGACGGCTCGCCCGCCACCCGTGA
- the glgB gene encoding 1,4-alpha-glucan branching enzyme, translating to MTRTASTRVRRAKPAAPSAQNAALDPTDRGRLLSGAHHDPHALLGAHPVPGGVVFRALRPYAQGVAVMVDGSRTALDDLGDGLFGAVLPLDAIPSYTLVVTYDGTEFETQDPYRFLPSLGELDLHLIGEGRHEELWRALGAEPMTHEGVEGTRFTVWAPNAQGVRVCGDFCHWDGAAGFPMRSLGSSGVWEVFLPGMGEGTLYKFDITRPDGSRTLRADPMARRTEVPPATSSVVTRSSYTWRDSKWMKERAKRRPLHEAPFSVYEVHLPSWRPGLTYRQLADQLPAYVTGLGFTHVQLMPVAEHPFGGSWGYQITGFYAPTARLGTPDDFKHLVDALHRAGIGVLMDWVPAHFPRDDWALAEFDGRPLYEHADPLRADHPDWGTLEFDYGRREVRNFLVANASYWCEEFHVDGLRVDAVASMLYLDYSREEGQWAPNEHGGRDNPDAVAFLQEMNATVYRRNPGVVTIAEESTAWDGVTRPTSEGGLGFGLKWNMGWMHDSLEYIQHEPIHRKYHHDEMTFSMVYAYSENYVLPISHDEVVHGKQSLVSKMPGDWWQQRANLRAYLAFMWAHPGKQLLFMGQEFAQGGEWKEAHGPDWWLLDPAYGAEPDHRGVQDLVRDLNTNYRAEPALWERDTDPSGFTWVVGDAADDNVFAFLRHAADGTPLLAVSHFSPAVRHGYRLGVPEDIPAWREVLNTDALRYGGSDVINPEPVKAEAIALHGRPTSIELTLPPLATVWLRPA from the coding sequence GTGACCCGCACCGCATCGACCCGCGTACGACGGGCCAAGCCCGCCGCCCCGTCGGCGCAGAACGCCGCGCTCGACCCCACGGACCGGGGGCGCCTGCTGTCCGGCGCCCATCACGATCCGCATGCGCTGCTGGGTGCTCATCCGGTGCCGGGCGGCGTCGTGTTCCGGGCGCTGCGGCCGTACGCCCAGGGCGTGGCGGTGATGGTGGACGGGTCCCGGACCGCGCTGGACGACCTGGGCGACGGGCTCTTCGGGGCGGTGCTGCCGCTCGACGCGATTCCCTCGTACACGCTGGTGGTGACGTACGACGGGACCGAGTTCGAGACGCAGGACCCCTACCGCTTCCTTCCCTCGCTCGGCGAGCTGGACCTGCATCTGATCGGCGAGGGCCGGCACGAGGAACTGTGGCGGGCACTCGGCGCCGAACCGATGACCCACGAGGGTGTCGAGGGAACGCGCTTCACCGTCTGGGCCCCGAACGCTCAAGGGGTCAGGGTCTGCGGGGACTTCTGCCACTGGGACGGCGCGGCCGGGTTCCCGATGCGCTCGCTCGGATCGTCCGGTGTGTGGGAGGTCTTCCTGCCCGGCATGGGTGAGGGGACGCTCTACAAGTTCGACATCACGCGCCCCGACGGTTCCCGCACCCTGCGCGCGGACCCGATGGCCCGCCGAACCGAGGTGCCTCCGGCGACCTCGTCCGTCGTGACACGGTCGTCGTACACGTGGCGGGACTCGAAGTGGATGAAGGAGCGGGCGAAGCGCCGCCCGCTGCACGAGGCGCCGTTCTCGGTGTACGAGGTGCATCTCCCGTCCTGGCGGCCCGGCCTGACCTACCGTCAACTGGCCGACCAGCTCCCCGCCTACGTCACCGGCCTCGGCTTCACCCACGTCCAGCTGATGCCCGTCGCCGAGCACCCCTTCGGCGGCTCCTGGGGCTACCAGATCACCGGGTTCTACGCCCCCACCGCCCGCCTGGGCACCCCCGACGACTTCAAGCACCTCGTCGACGCCCTGCACCGGGCCGGCATCGGCGTCCTCATGGACTGGGTCCCCGCCCACTTCCCCCGCGACGACTGGGCACTGGCCGAATTCGACGGACGCCCGCTCTACGAACACGCCGACCCGCTCCGCGCCGACCACCCCGACTGGGGCACCCTGGAGTTCGACTACGGCCGCCGCGAGGTCCGCAACTTCCTCGTCGCCAACGCCAGCTACTGGTGCGAGGAGTTCCACGTCGACGGCCTGCGCGTCGACGCCGTCGCCTCCATGCTCTACCTCGACTACTCCCGCGAAGAGGGCCAGTGGGCCCCCAACGAACACGGCGGCCGGGACAATCCCGACGCGGTGGCGTTCCTGCAGGAGATGAACGCCACCGTCTACCGCCGCAACCCCGGCGTCGTCACCATCGCCGAGGAGTCCACCGCCTGGGACGGCGTCACGCGCCCGACCTCCGAAGGCGGGCTGGGCTTCGGGCTGAAGTGGAACATGGGCTGGATGCACGACTCGCTGGAGTACATCCAGCACGAGCCGATCCACCGCAAGTACCACCACGACGAGATGACCTTCTCGATGGTGTACGCGTACAGCGAGAACTACGTCCTGCCGATCTCCCACGACGAGGTCGTGCACGGCAAGCAGTCACTCGTCTCCAAGATGCCCGGCGACTGGTGGCAGCAGCGCGCCAACCTGCGCGCCTATCTCGCCTTCATGTGGGCCCACCCGGGCAAGCAACTCCTCTTCATGGGGCAGGAGTTCGCCCAGGGCGGTGAATGGAAGGAGGCCCACGGTCCCGACTGGTGGCTCCTCGACCCCGCCTACGGCGCCGAACCCGACCACCGCGGCGTCCAGGATCTCGTCCGCGACCTCAACACGAACTACCGTGCCGAACCCGCCCTGTGGGAGCGCGACACCGACCCCTCCGGCTTCACCTGGGTCGTGGGCGACGCGGCCGACGACAACGTGTTCGCGTTCCTGCGCCACGCCGCCGACGGTACTCCGCTGCTCGCCGTCTCCCACTTCTCCCCCGCCGTCCGCCACGGCTACCGCCTCGGCGTCCCCGAGGACATCCCCGCCTGGCGGGAAGTCCTCAACACCGACGCCCTTCGCTACGGCGGCAGCGATGTCATCAACCCCGAGCCGGTGAAGGCCGAGGCGATCGCCCTGCACGGCCGTCCGACGAGCATCGAGCTGACGCTGCCGCCGCTCGCCACGGTGTGGCTGCGGCCGGCCTGA